The genomic segment CCACCGCCGCAGCCGCAGCGCCCGCAGTCGCAGCCGCCGGGCCGGCCACCGCTACCGGCGCCGCCGAAACACCGAACTTCTTTTCCAGAAGCTCCACCAAGTCCTTCAATTCGAGCACAGTCATCGATTCGATAAACTGCACCAGTTCGTCATTGGACATCTTCGTACCCATGTTCACTTCCTCCAGTTGTTACGAGCCCTGCTCTTCCTTTTTTCTCCGGACCGCATCGAGGGCATAGACCAGCTTCCGAAGTACCCCGGATAGGGCATAAACCACACCTGCGTACGGCGCCTGCAATGAACCGCAAAGCCGCGCAAGCAAAACCTCGCGGCTCGGTACGGTAGCCAACGCCTTGACCTCTTCCTTGGTCATCCGCTTTCCACCCAGAACGCCGGCGCGGATCACCAGCTTCCCTTCATCCTTGGCAAAATCAACGAGCGCTTTCGCCATGACCACCGGGTCGGTCGCCGTGTACGCCAAAGCGGTCGGCCCGGTAAAATCA from the Bdellovibrionota bacterium genome contains:
- the rplJ gene encoding 50S ribosomal protein L10: MPSVHRLEKEHWVQDFSGHLKAAQAAVLTEYKGINVEKLTMLRRELRKQKIGFQVIKNTLAVRAISGTSFEVLKDDFTGPTALAYTATDPVVMAKALVDFAKDEGKLVIRAGVLGGKRMTKEEVKALATVPSREVLLARLCGSLQAPYAGVVYALSGVLRKLVYALDAVRRKKEEQGS
- the rplL gene encoding 50S ribosomal protein L7/L12 (present in two forms; L12 is normal, while L7 is aminoacylated at the N-terminal serine; the only multicopy ribosomal protein; 4:1 ratio of L7/L12 per ribosome; two L12 dimers bind L10; critically important for translation efficiency and fidelity; stimulates GTPase activity of translation factors), producing MSNDELVQFIESMTVLELKDLVELLEKKFGVSAAPVAVAGPAAATAGAAAAAV